In a single window of the Pongo abelii isolate AG06213 chromosome 1, NHGRI_mPonAbe1-v2.0_pri, whole genome shotgun sequence genome:
- the AGT gene encoding angiotensinogen has protein sequence MRKRAPQSEMAPAGMSLRATILCLLAWAGLAAGDRVYIHPFHLVIHNESTCEQLAKANAGKPKDPTFIPVPIQAKTSPVDEKALQDQLVLVAAKLDTEDKLRAAMVGMLANFLGFRIYGMHSELWGVVHGATVLSPTAVFGTLASLYLGALDHTADRLQAILGVPWKDKNCTSRLDAHKVLSALQAVQGLLVAQGRADSQAQLLLSTVVGVFTAPGLHLKQPFVQGLALYTPVVLPRSLDFTELDVAGEKIDRFMKAVTGWKTGCSLTGASVDSTLAFNTYVHFQGKMKGFSLLAEPQEFWVDNSTSVSVPMLSGMGTFQHWSDAQDNFSVTQVPFTESACLLLIQPHYASDLDKVEGLTFQQNSLNWMKKLSPRAIHLTMPRLVLQGSYDLQDLLAQAELPAILHTELNLQKLSNDRLRVGEVLNSIFFELEVDEREPTESTQELNRPEVLEVTLNRPFLFAVYDQSATALHFLGRVANPLSTA, from the exons ATGCGGAAGCGAGCACCCCAGTCTGAGATGGCTCCTGCCGGCATGAGCctgagggccaccatcctctgcctcctggcctggGCTGGCCTAGCTGCAGGTGACCGGGTGTACATACACCCCTTCCACCTCGTCATCCACAACGAGAGTACCTGTGAGCAGCTGGCAAAGGCCAATGCCGGGAAGCCCAAAGATCCCACCTTCATACCTGTTCCGATTCAGGCCAAGACATCCCCTGTGGATGAAAAGGCCCTACAGGACCAGCTGGTGCTAGTCGCTGCAAAACTCGACACCGAAGACAAGTTGAGGGCCGCGATGGTCGGGATGCTAGCCAACTTCTTGGGCTTCCGTATATATGGCATGCACAGTGAGCTATGGGGTGTGGTCCATGGGGCCACTGTCCTCTCCCCAACGGCTGTCTTTGGCACCCTGGCCTCTCTCTACCTGGGAGCCTTGGACCACACAGCTGACAGGCTACAGGCAATCCTGGGTGTTCCTTGGAAGGACAAGAACTGCACCTCCCGGCTGGATGCGCACAAGGTCCTCTCTgccctgcaggctgtacagggtCTGCTGGTGGCCCAGGGCAGGGCTGATAGCCAGGCCCAGCTGCTGCTGTCCACGGTGGTGGGCGTGTTCACAGCCCCAGGCCTGCACTTGAAGCAGCCGTTTGTGCAGGGCCTGGCTCTCTATACCCCTGTGGTCCTCCCACGCTCTCTGGACTTCACAGAACTGGATGTCGCTGGTGAGAAGATTGATAGGTTCATGAAAGCTGTGACAGGATGGAAGACTGGCTGCTCCCTGACGGGAGCCAGTGTGGACAGCACCCTGGCTTTCAACACCTACGTCCACTTTCAAG GGAAGATGAAGGGCTTCTCCCTGCTGGCCGAGCCCCAGGAGTTCTGGGTGGACAACAGCACCTCAGTGTCTGTTCCCATGCTCTCTGGCATGGGCACCTTCCAGCACTGGAGTGATGCCCAGGACAACTTCTCGGTGACTCAAGTGCCCTTCACTGAGAGCGCCTGCCTGCTGCTGATCCAGCCTCACTACGCCTCTGACCTGGACAAGGTGGAGGGTCTCACTTTCCAGCAAAACTCCCTCAACTGGATGAAGAAACTGTCTCCCCG GGCCATCCACCTGACCATGCCCCGACTGGTGCTGCAAGGATCTTATGACCTGCAGGACCTGCTCGCCCAGGCTGAGCTGCCCGCCATTCTGCACACCGAGCTGAACCTGCAAAAATTGAGCAACGACCGCCTCAGGGTGGGGGAG GTGCTGAACAGCATTTTTTTTGAACTTGAAGTGGATGAGAGAGAGCCCACCGAGTCTACCCAAGAGCTTAACAGGCCTGAGGTCTTGGAGGTGACCCTGAACCGCCCATTCCTGTTTGCTGTGTATGATCAAAGCGCCACTGCCCTGCACTTCCTGGGCCGCGTGGCCAACCCGCTGAGCACAGCGTGA